The following coding sequences are from one Pigmentibacter sp. JX0631 window:
- the ccsA gene encoding cytochrome c biogenesis protein CcsA: MQRLIFQDNLMNNIFLLEAISRISMSVLFGLALLGFGYTLSLKARQKKHYEKFHYVARIFFILGSVFTVIYSTLEFILPINTITTQVYTSICLVLSIAVIIVDRGKEGLPAFSFLVGALIFLMTTLTPFLDPKPLYRAESTDWLVYFHIGTASLGEAIFVAAFCASLLYLREYRKLKQRKIDKNPSAASLSGLEKLMERSSLIGLTFITVSLFSGLALIFIGKESVQVGLIKILWAFLVWGWYVMTIFGRSRWGWRGRKGAKLAIFGMILLILGLFGTIWQYF, encoded by the coding sequence ATGCAACGTCTGATATTTCAAGACAACTTAATGAATAACATATTTCTATTAGAGGCTATTTCTCGCATCTCAATGAGTGTGTTATTTGGTTTAGCATTATTAGGCTTTGGTTATACACTCAGTTTAAAAGCGCGTCAGAAAAAACATTATGAAAAATTTCATTATGTGGCGCGTATTTTTTTTATTTTAGGCAGCGTATTTACAGTAATATATTCAACCTTAGAATTTATATTACCAATAAATACAATCACCACTCAAGTTTATACTTCAATTTGTTTAGTCCTTTCTATTGCTGTAATTATAGTTGATAGAGGAAAAGAAGGACTCCCAGCATTTTCTTTTTTAGTTGGTGCATTAATTTTTCTTATGACAACACTAACCCCATTTTTAGATCCAAAACCCTTGTATAGAGCGGAATCTACTGATTGGTTGGTATATTTTCATATAGGAACAGCATCGCTAGGAGAAGCTATTTTTGTGGCTGCATTTTGTGCTTCTTTATTATATTTAAGGGAATATCGAAAACTTAAACAACGAAAAATAGATAAAAATCCTTCTGCCGCAAGTCTTTCTGGTTTAGAAAAATTGATGGAACGGTCTTCTCTGATTGGTCTTACTTTCATAACTGTAAGTTTATTCTCAGGTCTGGCCTTGATTTTCATCGGTAAAGAATCTGTTCAAGTTGGTTTAATCAAAATTTTATGGGCTTTTTTAGTTTGGGGATGGTATGTCATGACCATCTTTGGACGCAGTCGTTGGGGATGGCGTGGGAGAAAAGGTGCTAAACTGGCAATTTTTGGCATGATCCTGCTTATTTTGGGATTATTTGGTACAATTTGGCAGTACTTTTGA
- the polA gene encoding DNA polymerase I yields MELNTQRLFIIDGMSLLFRSFYAMGSRLTAPDGTPIGAVYGFLKVMLKIFREQNPTHFAICWDLKEKTFRHEVFPLYKANRGETPPEIIPQIKIIQKLLKDLDIPTFAIPGYEADDLAGTLAKFFEHYGAVFLVTSDKDYMQVVNENIQMYSLKKGDEYDIITPEKVNDYFGVPPEKVIEVLALTGDTIDNIPGAKGIGDKTAAKLIAEFGTVENLLKNIDTIQNKRAKTALENGKDAVIMSKYLVTIKTDIPLNVSELSLRYTFTELKNHKETRQLLESLRMITLLKSIYGDKPQSIDTSKSKEKKEEIKSEIKKETSRKNISKNIESIPWEKENYKLILTHKELANIFAKISDPTTLVIALDTETTGLDIIEDVPIGVSISFEPGQAYYIPAHEEHLSGGTLLTAEKDLPEYSKKEVWQDLNTALNNRKALLVAHNLKFDMHMLKNVGVELGNNLTCCTMVAAWLTNPAEGGFSLDFLTLKHYNYQKIPTSALIGKETGRSSMLAVPLSELATYACEDVDATIRLWYYYDQRFQQNIELQKLYYDLEMPILLLLCEMERTGVHINSEYLGALTAEVQTTLLKLESDIYKTVGETFKISSPKQLGDILFEKLKIHEQLGYKGKLARTTQGYKTDATVLEQFEDHPVVEKVQQYRELSKLLSTYILVLPKLVKSSTGRVHTHFNQIGTATGRLSSSDPNLQNIPVKTDWGKKVRAAFNASKGNYHIISADYSQIELRVLAHISQDKNMLAAFNSGADIHRQTAAQILGKDPSEVTAAERNSAKAINFGIIYGMGPQRLAKQQKITLTEAKSFIEKYFTNFSGVKKYLDDQRASAHAHAMVKTYFGRVRPIPAMLSNNPVEAKLAENMAINSPIQGTAADIMKLGMLAVSKNLKSANLKTKVVIQVHDELVLDGPIEEFKQVNKIVEQAMEKAVNFSVPMLVEIGAGKNWLEAK; encoded by the coding sequence ATGGAATTAAATACTCAACGCCTATTTATCATAGACGGCATGTCGTTACTTTTTAGATCTTTTTATGCTATGGGTTCACGACTAACGGCTCCTGATGGAACACCAATAGGCGCTGTGTATGGTTTTCTAAAAGTAATGCTAAAAATTTTTCGTGAACAAAACCCTACACATTTTGCAATTTGTTGGGATTTAAAAGAAAAAACATTTAGACATGAAGTTTTTCCTTTATATAAAGCAAATAGAGGTGAAACTCCTCCTGAAATTATTCCTCAAATCAAAATAATCCAAAAATTATTAAAAGATTTAGACATCCCTACATTTGCAATTCCAGGTTATGAAGCTGATGATCTAGCAGGAACTTTAGCAAAGTTTTTTGAACATTACGGTGCTGTATTTCTTGTTACTTCTGATAAAGATTACATGCAAGTTGTTAACGAAAATATTCAAATGTATTCCTTAAAAAAAGGTGATGAATACGATATTATTACCCCAGAAAAAGTTAATGACTATTTTGGAGTTCCTCCCGAAAAAGTGATTGAAGTTCTTGCGCTTACAGGAGATACTATTGATAATATCCCTGGAGCAAAAGGAATTGGTGATAAAACAGCTGCAAAACTCATTGCTGAATTTGGAACTGTTGAAAATTTATTAAAAAATATTGACACTATACAAAATAAACGGGCTAAAACTGCATTAGAAAACGGAAAAGATGCAGTTATTATGTCGAAATATCTTGTTACTATAAAAACAGATATTCCTCTTAATGTATCTGAATTATCATTACGCTATACTTTTACCGAACTTAAGAATCATAAAGAAACAAGACAATTGCTTGAATCGCTCAGGATGATTACTTTGCTAAAGTCTATTTATGGAGATAAACCACAATCAATAGATACTTCGAAAAGTAAAGAAAAAAAAGAAGAAATTAAATCTGAAATTAAAAAAGAAACAAGTCGGAAAAATATTTCTAAAAATATCGAAAGTATTCCGTGGGAAAAAGAAAATTATAAATTAATCCTTACCCACAAAGAGTTAGCTAATATCTTTGCTAAAATTTCAGATCCTACTACACTAGTGATCGCATTGGATACTGAAACAACTGGATTAGATATTATTGAAGATGTTCCAATTGGAGTATCAATTAGTTTCGAACCTGGTCAAGCTTATTATATTCCTGCACATGAAGAGCATTTGTCTGGCGGAACATTACTTACTGCAGAGAAAGATCTTCCTGAATATTCCAAAAAAGAAGTTTGGCAAGATTTAAACACGGCATTAAACAATAGAAAGGCATTGTTAGTAGCGCATAATTTAAAATTCGATATGCATATGCTGAAAAATGTGGGTGTTGAACTTGGAAATAATTTAACTTGCTGCACTATGGTTGCTGCTTGGTTAACTAATCCTGCCGAAGGTGGTTTTAGTTTAGATTTTTTAACACTCAAACATTATAATTATCAAAAAATACCGACATCTGCGTTAATTGGAAAAGAAACAGGCAGATCTTCAATGCTAGCTGTTCCTTTATCTGAATTGGCTACTTATGCTTGTGAAGATGTTGATGCTACTATCAGACTTTGGTATTATTATGATCAACGCTTCCAACAAAATATAGAGCTACAAAAACTTTATTATGATCTTGAAATGCCCATTTTATTATTACTTTGTGAAATGGAAAGAACTGGTGTGCATATCAATTCAGAATATTTGGGTGCATTAACCGCTGAAGTACAAACAACTTTGCTAAAACTAGAATCAGATATTTATAAAACTGTAGGTGAAACGTTTAAAATTTCCAGCCCAAAACAATTAGGTGATATTTTATTTGAAAAATTAAAAATTCACGAACAATTAGGCTATAAAGGAAAACTTGCACGCACAACACAAGGTTACAAAACAGATGCCACTGTCTTAGAACAGTTTGAAGATCATCCCGTTGTAGAAAAAGTTCAACAATATAGAGAGCTTTCTAAACTACTTTCCACTTATATTCTTGTTTTACCAAAATTGGTGAAATCTTCTACTGGTAGAGTTCATACTCATTTCAATCAAATTGGTACAGCTACTGGGCGTTTATCTAGTTCAGATCCTAATTTGCAAAATATTCCTGTAAAAACTGATTGGGGTAAAAAAGTCCGTGCAGCTTTTAATGCTTCAAAAGGAAATTATCATATTATTTCTGCGGATTATTCTCAAATTGAACTAAGAGTTCTAGCGCATATATCGCAAGATAAAAACATGCTCGCCGCTTTTAACTCAGGAGCGGACATCCATCGACAAACTGCAGCTCAAATTCTTGGAAAAGATCCCTCTGAAGTAACAGCTGCAGAACGGAATAGCGCAAAAGCAATTAATTTCGGTATCATTTATGGCATGGGACCTCAACGTTTGGCAAAACAACAAAAAATAACTTTAACCGAGGCAAAAAGTTTTATAGAAAAATATTTCACAAATTTTTCAGGCGTAAAAAAATATTTAGATGATCAAAGAGCTTCCGCTCATGCGCACGCCATGGTCAAAACCTATTTCGGGAGGGTCAGACCTATCCCTGCCATGCTTTCGAACAATCCAGTTGAAGCAAAATTAGCAGAAAATATGGCTATTAATTCTCCTATTCAAGGAACTGCTGCTGATATTATGAAACTAGGAATGCTAGCTGTGAGTAAAAATTTAAAATCAGCAAATTTAAAAACAAAAGTAGTCATTCAAGTACATGACGAACTTGTTTTGGATGGTCCAATTGAAGAATTTAAACAAGTCAATAAAATTGTAGAACAAGCAATGGAAAAGGCAGTAAACTTTTCAGTACCTATGCTAGTTGAAATTGGAGCAGGAAAAAACTGGTTGGAGGCAAAGTAA
- the tatC gene encoding twin-arginine translocase subunit TatC, whose protein sequence is MSRMGFKPFQYLSSIFNSGLQRKAKREASIIGLEDQQMSLFDHIKDLRQHAFRAVLWLSLFSTIAFIFMEPLIAFLKKPYDAVLVSLKDHGITQNLSSISIFEVITVNFKICFLLGFVFSLPFMLFEIWKFISPALYSQEKKIARLSVLASILLFYLGISFGFFLIIPYFFSNALGWASQYAQVMITYENYFNTLITMLLIFGAVFEVPVILSLLGLAGILPAKVLMQNRRIAFLTCFIIGAILSPPDVISLCLVSIPMYLMVEISIFIIKKIEINRDKNYLS, encoded by the coding sequence ATGAGCAGAATGGGTTTTAAACCTTTTCAATATCTGTCATCAATTTTTAATTCTGGCTTACAACGAAAAGCAAAACGGGAAGCGTCTATAATTGGGCTTGAAGATCAGCAAATGTCTTTATTTGATCATATAAAAGATTTAAGACAACATGCCTTTCGAGCAGTATTGTGGCTTAGTTTATTTTCAACCATAGCTTTTATCTTTATGGAACCTTTGATTGCTTTTTTAAAAAAACCTTATGACGCTGTTCTTGTTTCTTTAAAAGATCATGGAATTACTCAAAATCTATCTTCCATAAGCATATTTGAAGTGATCACTGTAAATTTTAAAATTTGTTTCTTACTTGGATTTGTTTTTAGTTTGCCTTTTATGCTGTTCGAAATTTGGAAATTTATTTCTCCTGCCCTATACTCACAAGAAAAGAAAATTGCAAGACTTTCAGTATTAGCAAGTATTCTTTTGTTTTATTTAGGAATTTCATTTGGTTTTTTTCTTATCATTCCCTATTTTTTTTCCAACGCATTAGGGTGGGCTAGTCAGTACGCTCAAGTCATGATCACTTACGAAAATTATTTTAATACTTTAATTACAATGTTATTGATTTTTGGTGCTGTGTTTGAAGTTCCTGTCATTTTATCTTTGCTAGGACTTGCTGGAATTTTACCTGCAAAAGTACTTATGCAAAACAGAAGAATTGCTTTTTTAACTTGCTTCATTATTGGGGCAATTTTATCTCCTCCCGATGTCATTAGCCTTTGTCTTGTTTCAATTCCAATGTATTTAATGGTTGAAATTTCAATTTTCATTATTAAAAAAATTGAAATAAATAGAGATAAAAATTATTTATCGTGA
- a CDS encoding BolA family protein: MLSHEVKQRIENGIPNTLCSVNEFSGGTDHYSVVVVSNSFEGLSSLKRHRMIMDLFKEEMETGEVHALTIKAFTQTQWENEKNKNI, translated from the coding sequence GTGTTAAGTCATGAAGTTAAGCAAAGAATTGAAAATGGTATCCCAAATACCCTTTGCTCTGTAAATGAATTTTCAGGTGGAACAGATCACTACTCAGTGGTTGTTGTTTCTAATTCTTTTGAAGGTTTGTCATCGTTAAAGCGGCATCGCATGATAATGGATCTCTTCAAAGAGGAAATGGAAACAGGCGAAGTGCATGCTCTTACCATTAAAGCTTTTACCCAAACACAATGGGAAAATGAAAAAAATAAAAATATTTAG
- a CDS encoding uroporphyrinogen-III synthase has protein sequence MQKIREKIYIEAGIFGDKSTKKDAFFFPVLDLIPLEFNFGFKCLESFGICFTSKHAVDFFLLKFKSNIEITNFFSKCFCIGTVGEQTANYVKEVFPSTLCKLTDNIIYPKNELGLKSLIQDLNKIIIENRNIYIFTGLSGKTTQIIFENEKYVNLKLYSVPVYDTKEIDYNLCVKFLNDIIGEKKISECDLIFSAKSGQVINTTIKILMSYFGIAIVDNLPASIFFIPWEKSAKKVLNELKLIDRDIS, from the coding sequence ATGCAAAAAATTCGGGAAAAAATCTATATTGAGGCTGGAATTTTTGGAGACAAGTCTACAAAAAAAGACGCATTTTTTTTTCCTGTATTAGATTTAATTCCACTAGAATTTAATTTTGGTTTTAAGTGTTTGGAATCTTTTGGTATTTGTTTTACAAGTAAACATGCGGTGGATTTTTTTCTTCTTAAATTTAAAAGTAACATTGAGATAACTAATTTCTTTTCGAAGTGTTTTTGTATAGGAACAGTTGGAGAACAAACTGCAAATTATGTGAAAGAAGTATTTCCTTCAACGCTTTGTAAGCTAACAGATAATATCATCTATCCCAAAAATGAATTAGGTTTAAAGTCTTTAATTCAAGATTTAAATAAAATTATTATTGAAAATAGAAACATTTATATCTTTACTGGATTATCAGGAAAAACAACACAAATTATATTTGAGAATGAAAAATATGTAAATTTAAAGCTGTATAGTGTACCTGTTTATGATACAAAAGAAATTGACTATAATTTATGTGTAAAATTTTTAAATGATATAATCGGAGAAAAAAAAATATCTGAATGTGATCTTATTTTTTCAGCTAAGTCAGGTCAAGTGATTAATACTACTATAAAAATTTTAATGTCATACTTTGGAATTGCAATAGTTGATAACTTACCAGCATCTATTTTTTTTATCCCTTGGGAAAAATCAGCAAAAAAAGTTTTAAATGAGTTAAAATTAATTGACAGAGATATCTCTTAA
- a CDS encoding asparaginase, with protein MRKKVLILHTGGTFAMVLGSGQTAAKQHSSNLRENLLQQIPELASLADIDLKVICNIDSSDVTIDIWKLLAKTIYECWSQCDGFVVVHGTDTMAWTASALAFFLGGLTKPVVFTGAQRPLTALRSDARMNMIDAVELATHGIPEVMICFDSKVHRATRATKYSNEHLYAYKSYNSPIIGSFGVNIKLSKKVINSILPEAKRHAPSINSEINGNITSLMCVPGALPSITFIEGLLSSTEGIIIQGFGAGNLPIAGKIWLELFERALDRQIPIVISTQCESGSVDLQLYENGRRFAALGGISALDMTFEAASVKLMIMLGRKIPFEKRQLFFATPLAFECQNIASIQGN; from the coding sequence ATGAGAAAAAAAGTTTTAATCCTCCATACTGGTGGGACGTTTGCAATGGTTTTAGGAAGTGGCCAAACCGCTGCAAAACAACATTCGTCAAATCTTCGAGAAAATTTGTTACAACAAATTCCCGAATTAGCATCTTTAGCTGATATCGATTTAAAGGTTATTTGTAATATTGATTCATCAGATGTGACAATTGATATTTGGAAACTATTAGCAAAAACAATTTATGAATGTTGGTCTCAATGTGATGGATTTGTCGTTGTGCATGGAACGGATACAATGGCCTGGACTGCATCTGCACTAGCTTTTTTTCTTGGTGGATTAACAAAACCAGTTGTGTTTACAGGAGCGCAACGCCCTCTCACTGCATTACGTAGCGATGCAAGGATGAACATGATCGATGCTGTTGAATTGGCGACTCATGGAATTCCAGAAGTAATGATCTGTTTTGATAGTAAAGTGCATCGTGCGACACGTGCAACTAAATATAGTAATGAACATTTATATGCTTATAAAAGCTATAATTCTCCCATAATTGGCAGTTTTGGGGTAAATATAAAGTTAAGTAAAAAAGTTATAAACTCAATTTTACCAGAGGCAAAACGCCATGCTCCAAGTATAAATTCAGAAATAAATGGAAATATTACTTCATTAATGTGTGTCCCTGGTGCACTGCCATCAATTACTTTTATTGAAGGACTTTTATCTTCCACGGAAGGAATAATTATTCAAGGATTTGGGGCTGGAAATCTTCCCATTGCAGGTAAAATTTGGTTAGAATTATTTGAAAGAGCATTAGATAGACAAATACCAATTGTAATTTCTACTCAGTGTGAATCGGGAAGTGTAGATTTGCAGTTATATGAAAATGGAAGACGATTTGCTGCTTTGGGAGGGATATCTGCTTTAGATATGACATTTGAAGCCGCTAGTGTGAAATTAATGATTATGCTGGGACGAAAAATCCCATTTGAAAAAAGACAATTATTTTTTGCAACACCATTAGCATTTGAATGCCAGAATATAGCTTCTATACAAGGCAATTAA
- the hemA gene encoding glutamyl-tRNA reductase encodes MVNSHFFTYCAVHYKSCPVELREAWATIGTSQKMNDVWKELFPFEQIEFVIISTCNRYDVCFFGSVSVQQISQVYLKLYSDYLIEKKEFFKNLSSNYLANYLQFFYDLDALRHLFKVTASLNSLVVGEPQILGQVKEAYLLAVELGFANNLAGPIFNRCFRVAKKVRTETEIGRNGISIGHAAIDIIARVFDNIIDKKILIIGAGEMARITAQHLLFSKAKYVFIANRTFVHAEKLALDLGQAWPLELESALEKIDEYDICIAAAGGSQFLLEKKHLKKYSKKRYGKLSVMVDISVPRKIDPSISEIENLFLFNVDDLDSVMEKNRESRLLAASHAEKIIENEVQDYIFTEIQKQNLANVGKFHIWVKNVVDYEVNRYFKELNNGKKVTPKIISDAIAKKMVSIPALLAKNNIKIDSEIETVGDLLNFLFKLSEQPLLPGNFIKEENILKFPVKNKYQEK; translated from the coding sequence ATGGTAAATTCACATTTTTTTACCTATTGCGCAGTTCACTATAAATCTTGTCCAGTCGAATTAAGAGAAGCATGGGCAACAATAGGAACTTCACAAAAAATGAACGATGTTTGGAAAGAATTATTTCCTTTTGAGCAAATTGAATTTGTCATAATCAGTACATGCAATCGATATGATGTCTGTTTTTTTGGAAGTGTCTCTGTTCAACAAATTAGCCAAGTTTATTTAAAGCTTTATTCTGATTATTTAATAGAAAAAAAAGAGTTTTTTAAAAATTTATCTTCGAATTATTTAGCAAATTATTTACAGTTTTTTTATGATTTAGATGCTTTGCGCCACTTATTTAAAGTTACAGCAAGTTTAAATTCATTAGTTGTCGGTGAACCACAAATTTTAGGTCAAGTGAAAGAAGCATATTTATTAGCAGTTGAATTAGGATTTGCAAATAATTTAGCAGGGCCCATCTTCAATCGATGTTTTCGAGTTGCCAAAAAAGTGAGAACAGAAACTGAGATAGGTCGTAATGGAATTTCAATAGGTCACGCAGCAATTGATATCATTGCTAGAGTTTTCGATAATATTATCGATAAAAAAATACTAATCATTGGTGCAGGAGAAATGGCTCGAATCACTGCCCAGCATTTACTTTTTTCCAAAGCTAAATATGTTTTTATTGCAAATAGAACTTTTGTTCATGCTGAAAAATTAGCATTGGATTTAGGACAGGCATGGCCTTTGGAACTTGAAAGTGCGCTAGAAAAAATTGATGAATATGATATTTGTATTGCAGCTGCAGGTGGAAGTCAGTTTCTGTTAGAAAAGAAACATCTAAAAAAATACTCAAAAAAGAGATATGGAAAATTATCTGTAATGGTCGATATCAGTGTACCAAGAAAAATTGATCCATCTATTTCAGAAATAGAAAATCTATTTTTATTTAATGTTGATGATCTCGATTCCGTGATGGAAAAAAATAGAGAATCTAGATTATTAGCTGCTAGTCATGCTGAAAAAATAATAGAAAATGAAGTTCAAGATTATATCTTCACAGAAATTCAAAAACAAAATTTAGCAAATGTTGGAAAATTTCATATTTGGGTAAAAAATGTAGTTGATTATGAAGTGAATAGATACTTTAAAGAGCTGAATAACGGTAAAAAAGTAACTCCAAAAATAATTTCTGATGCAATAGCGAAGAAAATGGTTTCAATTCCAGCATTATTAGCTAAGAATAATATAAAGATAGATTCAGAAATTGAAACTGTAGGTGATTTACTAAATTTTCTTTTTAAACTATCTGAACAACCATTACTACCAGGTAATTTTATTAAAGAAGAAAATATTTTAAAATTTCCTGTTAAAAATAAATATCAAGAAAAATAA
- a CDS encoding J domain-containing protein, whose protein sequence is MDIDFIDDDSFQTKKQEADLKQQKKLAKQERLARKKDLLLNIQNLLKNTTTNETYDFDNCLLNAEKYSRGSKKWALSILHLQEPVNLKEIKDKYLLLAQILHPDKNNHINPEAMKYLNDAWQILKKNI, encoded by the coding sequence ATGGATATTGATTTTATTGACGATGACTCTTTTCAAACCAAAAAGCAAGAGGCAGATTTAAAGCAGCAAAAAAAATTAGCAAAACAAGAAAGACTTGCAAGGAAAAAAGATCTGCTTTTAAATATCCAAAATCTTCTAAAAAATACAACAACTAATGAAACATATGACTTTGATAACTGTTTACTTAATGCTGAAAAATATTCTCGCGGAAGTAAAAAATGGGCTTTATCTATTTTACATTTACAAGAGCCTGTTAATTTAAAAGAAATCAAAGATAAATATTTATTATTAGCTCAAATTTTGCATCCCGATAAAAATAACCATATTAATCCTGAAGCAATGAAATATTTAAATGATGCTTGGCAAATATTAAAAAAAAATATATAA
- a CDS encoding TIGR01777 family oxidoreductase, translated as MQHHFFSRSSTIPVSCEEAFQWHEREGAFFRLLPPWMPTELLDKKGTIKNGDSITVKTKIGILPITFQALHQNYLQNKQFEDIQLKGPFAFYKHLHKFDKIEDKKCKLTDQIEFSLPIGMISNFLGHTFVEDRLNKLFSYRHRTLKYDLYLHAKYSQKKLKILVTGSSGLVGSSLIPFLTSGGHQVIKLVRRNMEINEAEKHNFAIWNSEKGEFINPENLENLDAVVHLAGENIASQKWSEQRKQQLINSRIHFTTALCQALSKQLKNKPKTFISASGIGIFGSRDYDDILHEDSKLGEGFLANLARDWEQAAKTANESGIRVVHLRFGTILSLSGGVLKKMYTPYRLCLGGPFGSGRQMVSWISIIDVLGLILFSITNDKVTGAVNSVSPHAVTNAQFSELLAQSLDRPSSLRIPELFVESLFGEMGRELLLSGQHAKPTKALKNGYEFIHSQLHDAFAYCLGG; from the coding sequence ATGCAACATCATTTTTTTTCTCGAAGTTCTACTATCCCAGTATCCTGTGAAGAAGCCTTTCAATGGCACGAAAGAGAAGGAGCCTTTTTTCGGCTGTTACCTCCATGGATGCCTACAGAATTGCTTGATAAGAAGGGAACAATAAAAAATGGTGATTCAATAACAGTAAAAACCAAAATTGGAATTTTACCCATCACATTTCAAGCATTGCATCAAAATTATTTACAAAATAAACAATTTGAAGATATCCAATTAAAAGGCCCTTTTGCGTTTTATAAACATCTGCATAAGTTTGATAAAATAGAAGATAAAAAATGTAAATTAACCGATCAAATTGAGTTTAGTTTACCGATTGGTATGATTTCTAATTTTCTTGGACATACATTTGTTGAAGATAGATTGAATAAGTTGTTTAGTTATCGACATAGAACGTTAAAATATGATTTGTATTTGCATGCTAAATATTCTCAAAAAAAACTTAAAATTTTAGTTACTGGATCTTCAGGATTAGTAGGAAGTAGTTTAATTCCATTCTTAACTTCCGGTGGACATCAGGTAATAAAACTAGTCCGAAGAAATATGGAAATTAATGAAGCTGAAAAGCATAATTTTGCCATTTGGAATAGTGAAAAAGGAGAATTTATAAATCCTGAAAATCTTGAAAACCTTGATGCAGTTGTGCATTTAGCGGGAGAAAATATTGCATCACAAAAATGGAGTGAGCAGCGCAAACAACAATTAATCAATAGTAGAATTCATTTTACAACAGCATTATGTCAAGCGTTAAGTAAACAATTAAAGAATAAACCCAAAACTTTTATTTCTGCTTCTGGTATAGGGATATTTGGAAGCCGAGATTATGATGATATTTTACATGAGGATTCAAAGCTTGGTGAAGGATTTTTAGCAAATTTAGCAAGAGATTGGGAACAGGCAGCTAAAACTGCAAACGAATCGGGAATAAGAGTCGTCCATTTACGTTTTGGAACTATTTTATCTTTATCAGGGGGTGTATTAAAGAAAATGTATACCCCGTATCGATTGTGTTTGGGAGGGCCTTTTGGATCGGGGCGGCAAATGGTGTCTTGGATTTCTATTATTGATGTGCTTGGACTTATCTTATTTTCAATAACAAATGATAAAGTAACAGGAGCGGTAAATTCTGTTTCTCCACATGCAGTTACAAATGCACAATTTTCTGAATTATTAGCTCAGTCGCTGGACAGACCTAGTTCATTACGAATACCAGAACTTTTTGTTGAGTCTTTATTTGGCGAAATGGGGAGAGAACTTCTTTTATCAGGACAACATGCTAAACCAACTAAAGCGCTCAAAAATGGATATGAATTTATTCATTCACAACTGCACGATGCTTTTGCCTATTGTTTGGGTGGATGA
- the grxD gene encoding Grx4 family monothiol glutaredoxin, producing the protein MDWKEKIEKDIKENEIMVYMRGTPDAPRCGFSAKVIRTLAQLGKPYHANDMDSDPALWQTLKEMNNWPTSPQIFIKGEFIGGCDIFVEMYQSGELHEKLGMQK; encoded by the coding sequence ATGGATTGGAAAGAAAAAATTGAAAAAGACATCAAAGAAAATGAAATTATGGTGTACATGCGTGGAACTCCCGATGCTCCGCGCTGTGGATTTTCAGCAAAAGTAATTAGGACATTAGCTCAATTAGGAAAACCGTATCATGCAAATGATATGGATAGTGATCCTGCTTTATGGCAAACCTTAAAAGAAATGAACAACTGGCCTACGTCTCCACAAATTTTTATCAAAGGTGAGTTCATTGGAGGTTGCGATATTTTTGTTGAAATGTATCAGTCTGGTGAATTGCATGAAAAACTTGGTATGCAAAAATAA